In the Kribbella sp. NBC_00482 genome, one interval contains:
- a CDS encoding aminoglycoside phosphotransferase family protein: MNLTSTDVSAALGTPVHGVEVVETFTASAADVARVLIRRADGSSFTVIAKLASGAGRAAARREVQFFEQLALKWDHPAPQLVGASDTGDRVLLLTEDLGAAGYRVVGTDVTDRQLHGAIDVLAGFHQRFWNDLTAAPDLEPSVTSSAQAWPPEVITRHAAAVRSEADSFFAEATELTRTERAVLDKVITGWERQFQARVAGGQALTLIHGDFHFLGNIFFTGDDPRPKVIDWSELKPGLGPHDLAYSLSALPARQRDADNLLRHYWKALGVPDYSWELCTWDFRFSAVSNLFQSVFQHSIRWYRASLATLDALDSRSALTAPPPVSAAG; the protein is encoded by the coding sequence GTGAACCTCACCTCTACTGACGTGAGCGCCGCGCTCGGTACGCCGGTGCACGGTGTCGAGGTTGTCGAGACCTTCACAGCGTCAGCTGCCGATGTCGCCCGCGTACTGATACGCCGCGCAGACGGTAGCAGCTTCACCGTCATCGCCAAGCTCGCGAGTGGAGCCGGACGCGCTGCGGCTCGTCGGGAGGTGCAGTTCTTCGAACAGCTCGCGCTGAAGTGGGATCATCCGGCCCCGCAGCTCGTCGGAGCGAGTGACACGGGTGACCGCGTACTGCTGCTGACCGAGGACCTGGGCGCGGCCGGCTATCGCGTGGTCGGAACCGATGTGACGGACCGACAGCTCCATGGGGCCATCGACGTCCTGGCCGGCTTCCATCAGCGTTTCTGGAACGACCTGACCGCCGCTCCGGATCTCGAGCCGTCAGTGACGAGCTCTGCGCAAGCCTGGCCGCCCGAGGTCATCACTCGCCACGCCGCTGCGGTACGGAGCGAGGCGGACAGCTTCTTTGCCGAGGCAACCGAGCTGACGCGGACGGAGCGTGCGGTCCTGGACAAGGTGATCACCGGATGGGAGCGCCAGTTCCAGGCACGCGTCGCCGGCGGCCAAGCCCTCACGCTGATCCACGGCGACTTCCACTTTCTCGGGAACATCTTCTTCACCGGCGACGATCCGCGGCCGAAGGTGATCGACTGGTCCGAGCTGAAGCCCGGCCTCGGACCACACGACCTCGCGTACTCCCTCAGCGCACTCCCTGCCAGGCAACGCGACGCCGACAACCTGCTGCGCCACTACTGGAAAGCCCTCGGCGTGCCGGACTACAGCTGGGAGCTCTGCACCTGGGACTTCCGATTCTCGGCGGTCAGCAACCTCTTCCAATCGGTCTTCCAGCACAGCATCCGCTGGTACCGCGCTTCACTCGCCACCCTCGACGCCCTGGACAGCCGCTCTGCTCTGACCGCGCCGCCACCGGTCAGCGCGGCAGGTTGA
- a CDS encoding DUF4037 domain-containing protein — MTEFRQAAEVADGFHTEVIAPLVGDVDYAAGLLGWGSDVLGYDTARSTDHGWGPRLVVLVDADEVERVRKAVDDGLPDEYAGYPVRFGWDSYEPRHHVTVTTVGDWLRGQIGFDASQGIGVDDWLVTPQQQLLGVVAGRVYADDGRLAQVRDALAWYPDQIWRWTLACQWSRLAQEEAFVQRTHEVADELGSRVVAGRLVRDLMRLALLQARTYAPYSKWLGTAFARLGHPDGLDAALAAAVAAESYADREQALVTAYELVAGRHNALGITDELDPAPRPYFDRPAQVLQAERFAEACLATVSDPQLQSYGLIGSIDQFADNTDVLSNPAAFRKLIAVYR; from the coding sequence GTGACCGAATTCCGGCAGGCGGCCGAGGTCGCGGACGGCTTCCACACCGAGGTGATCGCACCTCTGGTCGGGGATGTCGACTACGCGGCAGGACTGCTCGGGTGGGGCTCTGACGTCCTCGGGTACGACACTGCTCGCTCGACGGACCACGGGTGGGGGCCGCGGCTCGTCGTACTGGTCGACGCGGACGAGGTCGAGCGGGTGCGTAAGGCTGTCGACGACGGGCTGCCGGACGAGTACGCCGGATACCCGGTCCGCTTCGGCTGGGACAGCTACGAGCCTCGGCACCACGTGACGGTCACGACCGTGGGGGACTGGTTGCGGGGGCAGATCGGGTTCGACGCGTCGCAGGGGATCGGGGTCGACGACTGGCTGGTCACGCCACAGCAGCAGCTCCTGGGCGTCGTGGCGGGCCGGGTGTACGCGGACGACGGGCGGCTCGCACAGGTGCGTGACGCGCTGGCCTGGTACCCGGACCAGATCTGGCGGTGGACGCTCGCCTGCCAGTGGTCCCGGCTCGCGCAGGAGGAGGCGTTCGTCCAGCGCACGCACGAGGTGGCTGACGAGCTGGGGTCACGTGTCGTAGCTGGTCGGCTGGTGCGGGACCTCATGCGGCTGGCGCTGCTGCAGGCGCGGACCTATGCGCCGTACAGCAAGTGGCTCGGTACGGCGTTCGCTCGCCTCGGTCACCCCGACGGGCTCGACGCGGCGCTGGCAGCCGCGGTGGCAGCCGAGTCGTACGCCGATCGCGAGCAGGCGCTCGTCACGGCGTACGAGCTGGTCGCCGGTCGCCACAACGCGCTCGGGATCACCGACGAGCTCGACCCGGCGCCGCGGCCGTACTTCGACCGGCCCGCCCAGGTGCTCCAGGCCGAACGGTTCGCGGAGGCGTGTCTGGCGACCGTGTCCGATCCACAGTTGCAGAGCTACGGGCTGATCGGGTCGATCGACCAGTTCGCGGACAACACCGACGTACTCAGCAACCCGGCCGCGTTCCGGAAGCTGATCGCTGTCTATCGTTGA
- a CDS encoding enolase C-terminal domain-like protein: MTLARHVISSVTTTEISYEYLRTIGRNAFLGSHGNGGSSTAYVVETDRGATGWGLPLYDADPGQLIGRSVAELIDPEHGVIDPAAEFLDYPLHDLAARILDVPVYAMLGGAGSPRVRCYTGGIYFDDLDGGLDAIRANLAQDHAFGFRDFKLKIGRGHRWMDTRAGLQRDIEVTRLTRELYPDAGILVDGNDGFTVNGLFEYLDGVADCDLYWIEEPFAERRPDLEALHEHLQTMPSRPKVADGEYDPNEDHVLALAREGLVDVALMDVTGHGLTAWRRTMPLLKAEASPHAWGQPLKTLYAAHLAAGLGNTPIIEGVPGPGYYTLEDGHVVLPETPGFGLNLPR; encoded by the coding sequence ATGACCCTCGCCAGGCACGTCATCAGCTCCGTCACGACCACCGAGATCAGCTACGAGTACCTGCGGACCATCGGCCGCAACGCGTTCCTCGGGAGCCACGGGAACGGCGGCAGCTCCACGGCGTACGTCGTGGAGACCGACCGCGGCGCGACCGGCTGGGGGCTTCCGCTGTACGACGCGGATCCCGGGCAGCTGATCGGGCGCTCGGTGGCCGAGCTGATCGATCCGGAGCATGGCGTGATCGATCCGGCGGCGGAGTTCCTCGACTACCCGCTGCACGATCTGGCGGCGCGGATCCTCGACGTCCCGGTGTACGCGATGCTCGGCGGCGCCGGGTCGCCGCGGGTGCGCTGCTACACCGGCGGCATCTACTTCGACGACCTCGACGGCGGGCTGGACGCGATCCGGGCGAATCTCGCGCAGGACCACGCGTTCGGGTTCCGCGACTTCAAACTGAAGATCGGCCGCGGCCACCGGTGGATGGACACCCGCGCCGGACTGCAGCGCGACATCGAGGTGACCCGGCTGACCCGGGAGCTGTACCCGGACGCCGGGATCCTTGTCGACGGCAACGACGGCTTCACCGTCAACGGCCTCTTCGAGTACCTGGACGGTGTCGCGGACTGCGACCTGTACTGGATCGAGGAACCGTTCGCCGAACGCCGCCCGGACCTCGAGGCCCTGCACGAACACCTGCAGACGATGCCCTCCCGCCCGAAAGTCGCCGACGGCGAGTACGACCCGAACGAGGACCATGTCCTGGCGCTGGCTCGCGAAGGCCTCGTCGACGTCGCGCTGATGGACGTCACCGGCCACGGCCTCACCGCCTGGCGCCGCACCATGCCCCTCCTCAAGGCCGAAGCCTCACCCCACGCCTGGGGCCAACCCCTCAAGACCCTGTACGCCGCCCACCTGGCAGCAGGCCTCGGCAACACCCCCATCATCGAAGGCGTCCCCGGCCCCGGCTACTACACCCTCGAAGACGGCCACGTCGTACTGCCCGAAACCCCAGGCTTCGGCCTCAACCTGCCGCGCTGA
- a CDS encoding sulfatase family protein, translating into MRPNRPNIVFVMSDDHAAHAISAYGSKVNSTPHLDRLAQDGVRMDATYCTNSICSPSRASILTGTYSHVNGVASIFTEIDYRVPTFAEVLKDAGYQTALFGKWHLGERPESAPRHFDAWRVFPGQGEYVDPLMLGPDGAETVPGYATDIVTDQSIDWIRQRDPEQPFLLLVHHKAPHRPWVPDEKHKHLYPVGSIPEPSTLFDDHSTRSQAVRGVRMSVADDLGADELGEELPDELRGPENREARMRWKYQLYLRDYLQCVQSIDDNVGRLLDVLDEEGVSDNTVVVYTSDQGFFLGDHGWFDKRLMFDESLQMPMMIRWPSVIPAGSTCDAMITNVDFAATFLDMADAPALPTSQGRSFLPVLRGEEVPDWPDAVYYRYWEHDDPIHHAPAHYGVRTKEFKLIHYYGAGLGVPGSSERLFDSEWELYDLRKDPEELVNVADDPAYAETRTALTAQLTELQAHYADLPYNGPSTPAPTWSWADEKSLRQVAEYTNRLKERTDR; encoded by the coding sequence ATGCGCCCGAACAGGCCGAACATCGTCTTCGTCATGTCCGACGACCATGCCGCGCACGCGATCTCGGCGTACGGGAGCAAGGTCAACAGCACGCCGCACCTGGACCGGCTGGCCCAGGACGGGGTGCGGATGGACGCGACGTACTGCACGAACTCGATCTGTTCGCCGTCGCGGGCGTCGATCCTGACCGGGACGTACAGCCACGTGAACGGCGTCGCGTCGATCTTCACCGAGATCGACTACCGCGTGCCGACGTTCGCCGAGGTGCTGAAGGACGCCGGCTACCAGACCGCGCTGTTCGGCAAGTGGCACCTGGGCGAGCGACCCGAGTCCGCGCCGCGACACTTCGACGCGTGGCGGGTGTTCCCCGGGCAGGGTGAGTACGTCGACCCGCTGATGCTCGGACCGGACGGCGCCGAGACCGTGCCCGGGTACGCGACGGACATCGTCACCGATCAGAGCATCGACTGGATCCGGCAGCGGGACCCGGAGCAGCCGTTCCTGCTGCTGGTGCACCACAAGGCACCGCACCGGCCGTGGGTGCCGGACGAGAAGCACAAGCACCTCTATCCGGTCGGTTCGATCCCGGAGCCGAGCACGCTGTTCGACGACCACAGCACGCGGAGCCAGGCGGTCCGTGGCGTCCGCATGTCCGTGGCGGACGACCTAGGTGCGGACGAGCTCGGTGAGGAGCTGCCGGACGAGCTACGTGGCCCGGAGAACCGGGAGGCGCGGATGCGGTGGAAGTACCAGCTCTACCTGCGTGATTACCTGCAGTGCGTCCAGAGCATCGACGACAACGTCGGGCGGCTGCTCGACGTACTGGACGAGGAGGGGGTCAGCGACAACACGGTTGTCGTCTACACATCCGACCAGGGGTTCTTCCTCGGCGACCACGGGTGGTTCGACAAGCGGCTGATGTTCGACGAGTCGCTGCAGATGCCGATGATGATCCGCTGGCCGTCGGTGATCCCGGCCGGTAGTACCTGCGACGCGATGATCACCAACGTCGACTTCGCGGCGACGTTCCTCGACATGGCCGACGCGCCGGCGCTGCCCACGTCACAGGGTCGGAGCTTCCTGCCGGTACTGCGTGGTGAGGAGGTCCCGGACTGGCCGGACGCCGTGTACTACCGGTACTGGGAGCACGACGACCCGATCCACCATGCTCCGGCGCACTACGGCGTACGGACGAAGGAGTTCAAGCTCATCCACTACTACGGCGCCGGCCTCGGTGTACCGGGGTCGTCGGAGCGACTGTTCGACTCCGAGTGGGAGCTGTACGACCTACGCAAGGACCCGGAGGAGCTCGTCAACGTGGCCGACGACCCGGCGTACGCCGAGACCCGCACTGCGCTGACCGCTCAACTGACCGAGCTACAGGCGCACTACGCAGACCTCCCGTACAACGGCCCGTCGACACCAGCCCCCACATGGTCGTGGGCAGACGAGAAGTCACTGCGGCAAGTAGCGGAGTACACCAACCGTCTGAAGGAGCGGACCGACAGGTGA